TGCCGGTGCACGGGACCTGGCGGCATCTGCGCGCCAACGCGGCGCTGGCGGTGCGCACCGGTGTACCGCCGGAGAACGTGGTGCTGGCCGAGAACGGTGTCAGCGTCGACCTGGTGAACGGGGTGGCGTCGATCGCAGGGGCGGTGCCGGTCGGCAAGATGTTCGTCGACGGGTTGGTCACCGGTGATGTCGGTGAGTCGACGCTCGGTGAAAGGCTCACGCTGTCATCGGGTTTCGTCGCCATCACGGTCGTGGTGCACCGTGGTACCGGCCGCGCGGCGGGCCCGGCGCATCTGCACTCGCGGGGCTTCTCCGAGGACCCCAAGGCACTCGAGCCGGTGGCGGCCAAGGTGGCCGCCGAGCTCGAGCGCCTCGCCGGGGACCAGGTGGTCGACCCCGGGCGTATCGCGCAGGCGGTGCGGCGCACGGTCGGCAAGTGGGTGGGGGAGACCTACCGCCGCCAACCGATGATCGTGCCGACGGTCATCGAGATCTGAGCCGGCTCAGCGTTTGTTGACGTAGCCGGCATCCAGCGGCAGCGTGACCCCGGTGACGTAACGGGCCGCATCGGAGACCAGCCAGAGCACCGCATTGGCGATGTCGTCGACGTCCAGCGTCTGCACCGGCAGGGCGTTGGACATGTCCGGCCCGTTCTGCGACTCCTGGGCGAGCCCGGCCAGCCAGCTGCGGGTGAAGTCGTTGTCGATCATCGGGGTGTCGACGCCGGCCGGGTGGATGGAGTTCACCCGGATGCTGAACTGGGCCAGCACATTTGCGTACACCCGCATCAGGCCGACGATGCCGTGCTTGGCGGCCGCATAGCCGACCGAGCCGGCGATCGGGGAACCCAACCCGACCAGCCCGGCCACCGAGCTGGTCAGCACGATCGAGCCGCCGTTGCCGAACTTGACCATCGGCTTCATCGCCACGTCGACGGTGTTGTAGACGCCGGTGAGGTTCACGTCGATGACGTCCTGCCAGGCATCGTCGCCGGCCATCGGGGCGATCCCGGCGTTGGCGATGACGATGTCCAGGCGCTCCCCGAGTGCCTCGGTGCCTGCGCGCAGCGCCGACTTCAGCGAATCACGGTCGCGGACATCGGCTTGCGCGGCGAAGATCCGGGCACCGGTTCCCTCGACCAGTTTCACCGTGGCGGCCAGATCATCCGGTGTGGCCAGCGGGTAGGGCACCGACGCGATCTGCTCGCACAGATCGACGGCGATGATGTCGGCGCCCTCGGCAGCCAGCTTCACCGCGTGCGCGCGACCCTGGCCGCGCGCCGCACCGGTGATGAACGCGACCTTCCCGGACAGCGAGCCCATCTCAGCTCCTAGCCGCGCAGCTGACCCTTGGCGGGGTCCCCGGCCACCACCGGGGTCAGCATCTTGATGTCGGGTGCGCCGTCGAGGTGCTCACCGACCGCACCGAACAGCTTGCCGATCGCGGGTGCGGTGCTGTGCGTCTTGAGAGCGTCGGCGTCGGCCCACTGCTCGACGAACACGAAGGTGCCCTCGGCCTCATGCAGCGAGTAGAGCTCACAACCGGGCTCGGCGTGCACCTCGGCGATGGCCGCGGTGCAGGCCGCGCGGACGATGTCCACCGACTCGGGCTTGGCGGTCATGGTGGCGACGACGACAACGGGCATGCAACGCTCCTCGATGAGAGTGACAAGAGATGAGAATGACCGGACAGGTGTCCAGCTTACTCAGGCGATCGCGGAAGGCCGGGCGGGACACGTCCGGCCCATCCGCACCTCCCGGGCGATGAGGAACAGCGGAAAGGTCACGCTGATCGCGATGAGCATCCCGCCGATGATGTAGGCCCACACGTAGCGGACACCGTGCTTATGCGCCTCCACCAGCATCAACACCACCACGGCCGCGGTGAGCAGGAGCAGATCGAAGGTGAACGACCGGGTGGCCGCGTTCACCATCAGATCGCTGAGGAAATCGGGCATGAACGACACGCCCGAGCCCAGGTAGGCGATGTTCTGCGTCCAGGTGGCGATCAGTGCGACGACGGCGATGACGGCGTAGAGGGCGCAGCGGACCTTGCTCGAAGTGGTCATGCCGGAACGGTAGGGCGGTTCCGGCATTTCGATACCAGTTTGTGACAGGTGTGGCAGATGGTGAAAATGGGACGGAAGCGACTAGGCTGGCTGGCATGGCCAACAAGACCGCCGCCCGGTCCGGAGCCCGTTCGAGCAGTTCAAAGGGCAGTTCCAGCTCACGGACCGGATCGAAACCGGCGCGCCCGGCTGCCCCGCGCAAGCCCGCCCCCCGTAAGCCTGCGGCCCGTAAGCCGGCCGCCCGCAAGCCGGCCCCCCGGCGCGGTCCGTCCCGCTTCGCCGCCGCCGGCGCCGCCGTCGGTCGCGGCACCCGGGCCGGCTGGCTGGTGATGGCCAAGGGCGCCGGGTCCACCGCCCGCTCGGTGGGCCGGGCCCGCGACCTGGAGCCCGGCCACCGCCGCGACGGCATCGCACTCGGACTGCTCGGCGTCGCCGTCGTCGTGGCCGCCAGCTCCTGGTTCGATGCGGCACGGCCGGTCGGCGGCTGGATCGACACCGTGGTGCGCAGCGTCATCGGCGGCGCGGTGGTGCTGGTGCCGATCGTCCTGGCCGTGATCGCCGTCGTCCTGATGCGCACCGAACCGGACCCCGACGCCCGGCCCCGGCTGATCCTCGGCTCCTCGATGATCGCGCTGCCGGTGCTGGGGCTGTGGCACATCTGGGCGGGCGCCCCGCTGGACCCGGTGGACCGTCGCGAGGCCGCCGGCTTCATCGGCTTCGTGCTGGGCGGTCCGCTCTCGGACGGGCTCACCGTCTGGATCGCCACGCCGCTGCTCGTCATCGGGGTGCTGTTCGGCCTGCTGCTGCTGACCGGGACCACCATCCGGGAACTGCCCGACACGCTGCGCTCGATGTTCGGCACCCGCGAATTCGACGAGTATGACGACGACTACTACGACGAGGACGCCGAATACGACGACGTCGAGGACGACGCCGTCACCGAGGACTTCTCCGACGGCTACTACGACGACGATTACGGCGACGCGCAGAGCTGGCCGACCCCGGCCCCGCCCGCAGCCCTGCCGGCCGGGTCGCCGATGGACAACTACCCGCTGCCCGAAGAGGTGGCCGAGGCCGAACCGCCGACGGCGCCGGAACCTGTTGTGGCCAAACCCCGTAAGCCCAAGGCCGAGCCGAAGAAGCCGAAGCCCGAAGAGACCCTGGTGATGGACCGGGTGGTCGAGGGCCCCTACAACCTGCCGTCGTTGGACCTGCTGATCGCCGGTGACCCGCCCAAGCTGCGCACCGCGGCCAACGATCAGATGGAAGCCGCCATCACCTCGGTGCTGCAGCAGTTCAAGGTCGACGCCGCGGTCACCGGGTGCACCCGGGGGCCGACCGTCACCCGCTACGAGGTCGAACTCGGCCCCGGCGTGAAGGTCGAGAAGATCACCGCGCTGCACCGCAACATCGCGTATGCGGTGGCCACCGAGAGCGTCCGCATGCTCGCGCCCATCCCGGGCAAGTCCGCCGTCGGCATCGAGGTGCCCAACACCGACCGCGAGATGGTCCGGTTGGCGGACGTGCTGACCGCGCCCAGCACGCGGCGCGATCACCACCCGCTGGTGATCGGCCTGGGCAAGGACATCGAGGGCGACTTCGTCTCGGCGAACCTGGCCAAGATGCCGCACCTGCTGGTCGCCGGTTCCACCGGATCGGGTAAGTCCAGCTTCGTCAACTCGATGCTGGTCTCGCTGCTGGCGCGGGCCACCCCGGAGGAGGTCAGGATGATCCTGATCGACCCGAAGATGGTGGAACTCACGCCGTATGAAGGCATTCCGCACCTGATCACGCCGATCATCACCGAACCCAAGAAGGCCGCCGCCGCGCTGGCCTGGCTGGTCGAGGAGATGGAACAGCGCTACCAGGACATGAAGGCCTCCCGGGTGCGTCACATCGACGTGTTCAACGAAAAAGTGAGATCGGGCGAAATTTCCACGCCGCTGGGCAGCGAACGGGTCTACAAGCCCTACCCCTACATCCTGGCCATCGTCGACGAGCTCGCCGACCTGATGATGACCGCACCGCGTGACGTCGAAGAGGCGATCGTGCGCATCACGCAGAAGGCCCGCGCCGCCGGTATCCACCTGGTACTGGCCACCCAGCGGCCGTCGGTGGATGTCGTGACCGGTCTGATCAAGACCAACGTGCCGTCCCGGCTCGCGTTCGCCACCTCGTCGCTGACCGACAGCCGCGTCATCCTGGACCAGCCGGGTGCGGAGAAGCTGATCGGTATGGGCGACGGCCTGTTCCTGCCGATGGGCGCCAACAAGCCGCTGCGCATGCAGGGTGCGTTCATCACCGACGAGGAGATCCACGCCGTCGTCGAGGCCTCCAAGGAGCAGGCCGAACCGGAGTTCGTCGAGGGCGTCACCGCGGTCAAAGCGGGCGAGCGCAAGGACGTCGACCCCGACATCGGCGACGACATGGACGTCTTCCTGCAGGCGGTCGAACTGGTGGTGTCCTCGCAGTTCGGGTCCACCTCGATGCTGCAGCGCAAGCTGCGGGTCGGGTTCGCCAAGGCCGGCCGCCTGATGGACCTGATGGAGAACCGCGGCATCGTCGGCCCGTCGGAGGGCTCCAAGGCGCGCGAGGTGCTGGTCAAGCCCGACGAGCTGGCCGGCACCCTGATGCTGATCCGCGGCGGTTCGGACGCCAACGGCGCCGACACCGACGACGAGGACGAGTTCTAGAGGGTCAGCAGCATCCGGGTGTTGCCGAGGGTGTTGGGCTTGACGTAGGACAGGTCCAGGAACTCGGCAACACCGGTGTCGTAGGACCGGCACATCTCCTCGTAGACCTCGGCGGTGACCGGGGTGCCCTCGATCTCGGTGAAACCGTGCCTGCTGAAGAACTCGGTCTCGAAGGTCAGCACGAAGATGCGCTGCAGGTGCAGATTGCGCGCGACGTCCAGCAGTTGGGCGACCATCCGGTGGCCGACGCCGCGGCCGCGGACCTTGGGGTGCACGGCGACGGTGCGCACCTCGCCGAGATCGGCCCACAGCACGTGCAGCGCGCCGCAGGCGACGACCTCACCGGCCAGCTCGGCGACCCAGAACTCCTGCACCGCCTCGTACAGCGTGACCAGGTTCTTCTCCAGCAGGATCCGGCCGGCGTAGATGTCGATGAGCGCCTTGATGGCGGGTACATCGGACGTGTTGGCCCGGCGCACGGTCAGTTCATCGACGTCCTCGCTCACAGCAGGGAGAGTATCGGTTTGTGCAACCGATATTCTGTTGCGGTGCCGGGGCAATCAGACATCGATCCAGTTGTGCCCCGTGCATCCGTGGCGAACGTCGCCAACCTGCTCACGGGGCTGCGGCTGGTCCTGGTCCCGGTGTTCCTGGCGGCGCTGTTCGTCGGCGACGGCCATGAGACGTTCTGGCGAACAGTCGCATTCGCGATCTTCGCGGTGGCGGTCATCACAGACCACTTCGACGGGGCGCTGGCCCGCGCCTACGGCATGGTCACCGAATTCGGGAAACTGCTCGACCCGATCGCGGACAAGCTGCTGATCGGCTCGGCGCTGATCGGGCTGTCGATGCTCGGTGACCTGCCCTGGTGGATCACCATCGTCATCATGGCCCGCGAGATCGGGGTCACCCTGCTGCGATTCGCGGTGCTGCGGCACGGGGTGATCCCGGCCAGCCGCGGTGGAAAGCTGAAAACCCTGGTCCAGGCGGTGGCGATCGGCCTGTTCATCCTGCCGATCGCGGTCTGGCCGCCGATCTGGTTGACGTTGGCGACCGGGCTGATGTGGCTGGCGGTGCTGCTCACCGTGCTGACCGGTTTCGATTACGTGCTCTCCGCGGTCCGCGATTCCCGGACCCGTCCGGCTACCTGAGCGCTCCGGGAACCAGCGGCCGCCCGGTGTCGTTGACCTTTGTATGACGGTACTGATGCGCGAAGTGATCGGCGACGTACTGCGCGAGGCCCGGACCGGGCAGGGACGCACCCTTCGTGAGGTGTCCGACGCCGCGCGGGTCAGCCTGGGCTATCTCTCGGAAGTGGAACGCGGCCGCAAAGAGGCCTCCAGTGAGCTGCTGAACGCGATCTGCGAGGCCCTCGACATCCCGATGTCGCGGGTGCTGTTCAGCGCGGGGGAGCAGATGGCCCGCAACGAAGGGGTCGTCACCGGGATCGACGCCGCGACCAAGGTCGTCATCCCGCAGGTTGTGTCCATGGCGGTGGCCTGACCCGGTGCCGAACCGATAGGTTGGCACCCAAGAAATTGCACACTGCAGTTGCGCACACTCGACCACACGAAGGCGGAATGAAATGGCCAACCCGTTCGTCAAGGCGTGGAAGTACCTCATGGCGCTGTTCAGCTCGAAGGTCGACGAGTACGCCGATCCGAAGGTGCAGATCCAGCAGGCCATCGAGGACGCCCAGCGTCAGCACCAGGCGCTGACCCAGCAGGCCGCCCAGGTCATCGGTAACCAGCGCCAGCTGGAGATGCGGCTGAACCGCCAGCTCGCCGACATCGAGAAGCTCCAGGCCAATGTGCGCCAGGCGCTCACCCTGGCCGATCAGGCCGCGGCCAACGGTGACGCGGCGAAGGCCACCGAATACACCAACGCCGCCGAGGCTTTCGCCGCCCAGCTGGTGACCGCCGAGCAGAGCGTCGAGGACCTCAAGGCCCTGCACGACCAGTCGCTGCAGGCCGCCGGCCAGGCCAAGAAGGCCGTCGAGCAGAACTCGATGATGCTGCAGCAGAAGATCGCCGAGCGCACCAAGCTGCTGTCCCAGCTCGAGCAGGCCAAGATGCAGGAGCAGGTCAGCAAGTCGCTGCGGTCGATGAGTGAGATCTCCGCGCCGGGCACCACCCCCAACCTCGACGAGGTCCGGGAGAAGATCGAGCGCCGCTACGCGAACGCGATGGGCGCCACCGAGCTCGCGCAGAACTCGGTGCAGGGCCGCATGATGGAGGTCCAGCAGGCCAGCGTGCAGATGGCCGGGCACTCCCGCCTCGAGCAGATCCGCGCCTCGATGCGTGGTGAAGCACTGCCGTCCGGCGGCGCCACCGCCCCGGCCACCCCCGCCGCCAACCCGCCCGCGGCGACCCCGGAAAACCCACTGCCCCAATAGGATTGATTGATATGGCGAGCGGATACAAGACGACGCAGCAACGCGGCTGGCGGGCGCTTCTCGCCCGCGGGGTGCAGGGCGGCATCGACACCGCTGCCGAGTACTCCGGTTTGCTGGCCGAAAAGCTCGCCATGATGTCCGATCCGCGGGCCAAGCTGCTGCGCAAGCGGCGCTGGGCGCTGCGACTGGCGGTGTTCTTCGGCGTCAGCAGCCTGTTCTGGGTGCTGGTGACCGCCGTCCTGGCGTCCTGGAGCACCCCGGTGTGGGCACTGATCGTGACCGGCGTGATCGCCTCCGGTGCGGCGTTCCCGGCCACGTGGGCGTTCCTGCGCTACCGGTGGCTGCGCGCCGAACCGCTGCCCGCCGGCCCGGCCGCCCGCCGGATGCCGCCCTACGGGTCCGCTGCGCGTAAGCCGATGGCGGCGCTGGCGTCCTCCGAGCGGGGGCTCTACTCACTGCTGGGTGTGCTGCAGCGGGGCAGGATGCTGCCTGCCGAGGACCTCAAGGACATCGCCGACGCGGCCGGGCAGACCGCGGCCACCATGGCGGCCACCGCCAACGAGGTGGTGGCCATGGAGCGCGCCGGGGCGTCCTCACCGCGGTCGCGGGCACACCTGGCGGCGACCATCGGCGCTTACACGGCCCAGCTGCACCACGGCGCCCGCCAGTACGACGAGATGGTGACCGCGGCGGCTCAATTGGTGTCCTCGCTGAACGCCGGTCCGCACGCGGTGCCCGGGGCGCGGCGCTACCGTGACGAGCTGGTCGAGGCCACCGACCGGCTCCAGGGCTGGGCACAGGCCTACAACGAACTGGGGCAGTTGCGCGGGGCCTGATTCGGCGGGTGGGAGCGACAGCGACTCGGGGCAACTCAGATGTCGTGGGTGCCCAGTTCCGCCGATTCCGGTCGGGCCCCGTAGCGGTCGATATAGGACTGGTGCTTGGCGGCGTCGCGCTTGCGGGCCAGGGCATCGACCAGCGACGGGTCCAGCCCGTGCGCCCGCAACATGTGCCGGCGCCAGATCTTGTTCAGCGCATGCGAGAAGTAGACGAACGGGATGAGGATCGGCACCGTCATCGACAGGTGCACGTACAAGGTCGTCGGGATCAGCCAGAACGGCGCCAGGACCAGCACAGCGGGCACCAGGACCCGCAGCATCACCCGGCGGGTGGCACCCGGGCCGGCCAGGTCGTTTCGCACCCAGTCGAGCATGGCGGGCGGCAGCGGCTTACCGAGGCAGTACCTGATCAGCTGGAACAGATTGGGCTTGCTTGTGCTCATCGAGCTCAGAGTCTAGGGCGCAACCCGGGAATCACCGCGCCGATCACCCCGCGGACCAGCGCCTTGGCCATGTCGAACTGGTCGAAGTAATCCCGCCACAGGGTGATGCGGCCGTCGTGCACCTCGAACACCCCGCACACCCAGAACTTCAGGACGACGGGACCGATCCGGATCACGTCGGTGCGTTCGTTGAGCACGCTGACCCCGTCGGCGGCGCTGCGGTGGATCTTGACGTCGAAGCCCAGGTTGCGCCCCTCCATACCCTTGAACAGCTTCAGGGTGCGGGCGCGGCCGTGGATGGTCGGCAGGCCGACGTTCTGGTAGACGAGGTTCTCGTCGAGCAGGTCGGCCGCGGTGTCCAGGTCGGGTCCGCGCAACGAGAACAAGAAGCGATCCACCGTCGCGATGTTGTCGGTACCTGTGCCGGTCGGTGCCACCGGGTCGGTCATGCCTCTCAGGGTAGAGCGTCTCGGCTGTGACAGGGTGATGTTGTGAAGGTAGCCGTGGTCGCCGGACCCGATCCCGGTCATGCATTCCCGGCCATTGCGCTGTGCCTGCGCTTCCTGGCCGCGGGAGATTCCCCGACGCTGTTCACCGGGGAGCAGTGGCTCGACACCGCCCGCGCGGCGGGCGTCGACGCCGAGCTGCTGGCGGGTCTGGATCCCGACGACGGTGACGACGATCAGGACGCCGGGGCCAAGATCCACCACCGGGCGGCCCGGATGGCGGTGCTCAACGCGCCCGCCATGGGCACGCTGGCACCGGATCTGGTGTGCTCGGACGTGATCACCGCGTGCGGCGGGATGGCCGCCGAACTGCTCGGCCTGCCGTGGGTCGAAGTCGACCCGCACCCGCTCTATCTGCCGTCCAAGGGGTTGCCCCCGGTGGGCAGTGGTCTGGCCCCCGGCGTCGGTCTGCGTGGCCGGGTCCGCGACACGGTGTTGCGGACACTGACCGCACGTTCGATCCGGGCCGGGAACCGGGACCGGGCGGCGGCCCGGGCGGGTATCGGTCTGCCCGCGCGCGATCCGGGTCCGATGCGGCGTCTGATCGCGACGCTGCCGGCGTTGGAGGTCGAGCGCCCGGACTGGCCGGAGGAGGCCGTCCTGGTCGGACCGCTGCATTTCGAGCCGACCGAGGCGGTGCTGACGCCGCCGCCGGGGCGGGGCCCGCTGGTGATGGTCGCGCCGTCGACGGCGACCACCGGCACCACCGGCCTCGCCGAACTCGCGTTGAGCGCATTGGCGCCCGGGCGCGGGCTGCCGGCGGGCCTGCGGGTGGCGGTATCGCGGTTGGGCGGTGACGCATTGGCGGTGCCGGACTGGGCGGTGGTCGGCCTCGGACGCCAGGACGAACTGCTCGCCCACGCCGATGTGCTGGTGTGCGGGGGAGGCCACGGCATCGTGGCCAAATCGCTGCTGCACGGCGTGCCACTGGTTACCGTGCCCGGTGGCGGGGACCAGTGGGAGATCGCCAATCGTGTTGTCCGGCAAGGTAGCGGCCGGCTGATCCGGCCGCTGACGGCCGAGGCGTTGACCGCCGCCGTCGGCGAGGTCCTCGCCGACCCGACGTACCGGGCCGCCGCCGAACGGGCCCGGGCCGGGGCGGACGCGGTGGCCGATCCGGTACGGGTGTGCCATGACGCGCTCGGAGCGACTCGGTAGGTTGGCCGGGTGCGTCTCACCGAGTTCAACGAACGTGTCACCGGTCTGTTCGGTGGCGCCTACGGGGCGTCGGTGCTCGTCGACCACGTGTTGAGCGCGTTGGGCGGGCGCACCGCGGCCCAGGCCATCGAGGCCGGGGTGGATCCGCGCACCGTGTGGCGGGCGCTGTGCGCCGACTTCGATGTGCCGCGCGATCAGTGGTGAGAGCGGCATCTGTCGCTGCCGGCGTTTTCGGCGTATACCGGAGCTATGGGTCTGGGTGATCATCCGATGCGGACACCGTTCTACGGGGTGCTGTTGGTGATCGCCGCGCTGGCGCTGTGCTGGCTGGCGGCATCCGTCCTGACCGGATGGCCGGTGGGGCTGGGATATGCCGCCGCCGTCGTCGTGGGCGTGATCGGGTTCGTCATGACGCTGCGGGATCTCGACAACTTCCCGAACTGGCGTCGTTGAGCCGAGCGCGAGCCGAGTTCACCAGCGCCAGCGTGGCCGTCGTCGCCGCCGCCAGCCCGGCGCATTCCGCCGCGGTCAGGGTCCCGCACGCCCAGTCCCAGTGCGCGGACACCGTGTCCCCGGGCCGCGGCATCGCTGCCAACGAGGCCCCGTCGCGGCTCCACCGCACCCGGTCTACTGTCGGCGCCCCGAGTGCGAGCAGACCGTCCGCGTAGACCAACGGTCGCGATGTGATCACCGCGTGCTCGTCGGTGACCGATTCCACGACACCGGAGCGGATGCGGCAGTTCTGCATGATCCGCACCGGGGTCACCGGGTCGCGATCCAGGAACCGCACCCACGGGTAGACCACGAAGACATGGAAGCTGTGGTGCGCCAGCACACCTTCCGGCCCGGTCAGCTCCGCCAGCAGACCGGTGGCCTGGCCGCCGAACGCGGTGCGTAACCGGTGCAGTAGCCCGTCGGGGTCGACCCGGTCCAGCAGATCGCCGCCGATCCAGTACGAGCGCACCACGGCGTCATCGAGCGGGTCGGCTCCGCCGACGGCATCGGCCAGCGCCTGGAGATACGGCCAGGCGCCGTCGAATTCCCGCGCGTGAGCGCTGAGGGTGCCGGCCTGCAACAACTCCGCCGGATCCGGCGGCCCGCAGTAGCCGAGTTCGTTCGGCGGGTAGGCATACCGGGCGAACAGCGCGTCTCCGGTCATTCAGCAGATCCGCGGGAGCTGTTCACCGAGGGGGAGATCGACCACCCGGGTACCGCCCAGCGCGGTGCGGGCCACCACCATCCCCGGATGCTCGGCGACGCAGCGGCCGATCACCGCGGCCCGCACCCCGAGCGGATGGTCCAGCATGGCGGCCAGCACCCGTTTGGCGTCCCCGGGCGGCACGAACGCCAGCAGCTTGCCCTCGTTGGCGACCTGCAGCGGGTCCAGCCCGAGCAACCCGCACGCGTCACGCACCTCGGCCGGGATCGGGAGGGTGCGCTCATCGAGGGTCACACCCACCTGCGCGGCCCGCGCGATCTCGTTCAGCGTCGCGGCCACCCCGCCACGCGTCGGATCACGCAGCGCATGCACGTCCGCTCCGGTATCGATCATGGCGGCCACCAGCCCGTGCAGCGGTGCGGTGTCGCTGGCGACGGTGGTCCCGAACTCCAGCCCCTCGCGGCAGCTCATCACCGCCACCCCGTGCACACCGATATCGCCGCTGACGATGACCACGTCACCGGGCGCCGCCCGCTGTGGCCGGATGTCGGCGCGCGGGTCGACGACGCCGATCCCGGTGGTGTTGATGAACACGCCGTCCCCGTGCCCGGTGTCGACGACCTTGGTGTCGCCGGTGACGAGTTTCACGCCCGCCGCCAGTGCGGCCGTGCCGACCGCCTGCGCGACATGCGCGATGTCCTGCAGAGCGGTGCCCTCCTCCAGGATGAACGCCGTCGACAGCACCAGCGGGCGCGCGCCGGCCATCGCGAGATCGTTCACGGTGCCGTT
This region of Mycolicibacterium diernhoferi genomic DNA includes:
- the pgsA gene encoding CDP-diacylglycerol--glycerol-3-phosphate 3-phosphatidyltransferase gives rise to the protein MPGQSDIDPVVPRASVANVANLLTGLRLVLVPVFLAALFVGDGHETFWRTVAFAIFAVAVITDHFDGALARAYGMVTEFGKLLDPIADKLLIGSALIGLSMLGDLPWWITIVIMAREIGVTLLRFAVLRHGVIPASRGGKLKTLVQAVAIGLFILPIAVWPPIWLTLATGLMWLAVLLTVLTGFDYVLSAVRDSRTRPAT
- the pspA gene encoding phage shock protein PspA; its protein translation is MANPFVKAWKYLMALFSSKVDEYADPKVQIQQAIEDAQRQHQALTQQAAQVIGNQRQLEMRLNRQLADIEKLQANVRQALTLADQAAANGDAAKATEYTNAAEAFAAQLVTAEQSVEDLKALHDQSLQAAGQAKKAVEQNSMMLQQKIAERTKLLSQLEQAKMQEQVSKSLRSMSEISAPGTTPNLDEVREKIERRYANAMGATELAQNSVQGRMMEVQQASVQMAGHSRLEQIRASMRGEALPSGGATAPATPAANPPAATPENPLPQ
- the pspM gene encoding phage shock envelope stress response protein PspM; translated protein: MASGYKTTQQRGWRALLARGVQGGIDTAAEYSGLLAEKLAMMSDPRAKLLRKRRWALRLAVFFGVSSLFWVLVTAVLASWSTPVWALIVTGVIASGAAFPATWAFLRYRWLRAEPLPAGPAARRMPPYGSAARKPMAALASSERGLYSLLGVLQRGRMLPAEDLKDIADAAGQTAATMAATANEVVAMERAGASSPRSRAHLAATIGAYTAQLHHGARQYDEMVTAAAQLVSSLNAGPHAVPGARRYRDELVEATDRLQGWAQAYNELGQLRGA
- a CDS encoding amino-acid N-acetyltransferase — its product is MSEDVDELTVRRANTSDVPAIKALIDIYAGRILLEKNLVTLYEAVQEFWVAELAGEVVACGALHVLWADLGEVRTVAVHPKVRGRGVGHRMVAQLLDVARNLHLQRIFVLTFETEFFSRHGFTEIEGTPVTAEVYEEMCRSYDTGVAEFLDLSYVKPNTLGNTRMLLTL
- a CDS encoding DUF2834 domain-containing protein, which produces MTTSSKVRCALYAVIAVVALIATWTQNIAYLGSGVSFMPDFLSDLMVNAATRSFTFDLLLLTAAVVVLMLVEAHKHGVRYVWAYIIGGMLIAISVTFPLFLIAREVRMGRTCPARPSAIA
- a CDS encoding mycofactocin-coupled SDR family oxidoreductase, producing the protein MGSLSGKVAFITGAARGQGRAHAVKLAAEGADIIAVDLCEQIASVPYPLATPDDLAATVKLVEGTGARIFAAQADVRDRDSLKSALRAGTEALGERLDIVIANAGIAPMAGDDAWQDVIDVNLTGVYNTVDVAMKPMVKFGNGGSIVLTSSVAGLVGLGSPIAGSVGYAAAKHGIVGLMRVYANVLAQFSIRVNSIHPAGVDTPMIDNDFTRSWLAGLAQESQNGPDMSNALPVQTLDVDDIANAVLWLVSDAARYVTGVTLPLDAGYVNKR
- a CDS encoding putative quinol monooxygenase gives rise to the protein MPVVVVATMTAKPESVDIVRAACTAAIAEVHAEPGCELYSLHEAEGTFVFVEQWADADALKTHSTAPAIGKLFGAVGEHLDGAPDIKMLTPVVAGDPAKGQLRG
- a CDS encoding DUF5313 domain-containing protein, giving the protein MSTSKPNLFQLIRYCLGKPLPPAMLDWVRNDLAGPGATRRVMLRVLVPAVLVLAPFWLIPTTLYVHLSMTVPILIPFVYFSHALNKIWRRHMLRAHGLDPSLVDALARKRDAAKHQSYIDRYGARPESAELGTHDI
- a CDS encoding glycosyltransferase — its product is MKVAVVAGPDPGHAFPAIALCLRFLAAGDSPTLFTGEQWLDTARAAGVDAELLAGLDPDDGDDDQDAGAKIHHRAARMAVLNAPAMGTLAPDLVCSDVITACGGMAAELLGLPWVEVDPHPLYLPSKGLPPVGSGLAPGVGLRGRVRDTVLRTLTARSIRAGNRDRAAARAGIGLPARDPGPMRRLIATLPALEVERPDWPEEAVLVGPLHFEPTEAVLTPPPGRGPLVMVAPSTATTGTTGLAELALSALAPGRGLPAGLRVAVSRLGGDALAVPDWAVVGLGRQDELLAHADVLVCGGGHGIVAKSLLHGVPLVTVPGGGDQWEIANRVVRQGSGRLIRPLTAEALTAAVGEVLADPTYRAAAERARAGADAVADPVRVCHDALGATR
- the clgR gene encoding transcriptional regulator ClgR; the protein is MTVLMREVIGDVLREARTGQGRTLREVSDAARVSLGYLSEVERGRKEASSELLNAICEALDIPMSRVLFSAGEQMARNEGVVTGIDAATKVVIPQVVSMAVA
- a CDS encoding FtsK/SpoIIIE family DNA translocase, coding for MANKTAARSGARSSSSKGSSSSRTGSKPARPAAPRKPAPRKPAARKPAARKPAPRRGPSRFAAAGAAVGRGTRAGWLVMAKGAGSTARSVGRARDLEPGHRRDGIALGLLGVAVVVAASSWFDAARPVGGWIDTVVRSVIGGAVVLVPIVLAVIAVVLMRTEPDPDARPRLILGSSMIALPVLGLWHIWAGAPLDPVDRREAAGFIGFVLGGPLSDGLTVWIATPLLVIGVLFGLLLLTGTTIRELPDTLRSMFGTREFDEYDDDYYDEDAEYDDVEDDAVTEDFSDGYYDDDYGDAQSWPTPAPPAALPAGSPMDNYPLPEEVAEAEPPTAPEPVVAKPRKPKAEPKKPKPEETLVMDRVVEGPYNLPSLDLLIAGDPPKLRTAANDQMEAAITSVLQQFKVDAAVTGCTRGPTVTRYEVELGPGVKVEKITALHRNIAYAVATESVRMLAPIPGKSAVGIEVPNTDREMVRLADVLTAPSTRRDHHPLVIGLGKDIEGDFVSANLAKMPHLLVAGSTGSGKSSFVNSMLVSLLARATPEEVRMILIDPKMVELTPYEGIPHLITPIITEPKKAAAALAWLVEEMEQRYQDMKASRVRHIDVFNEKVRSGEISTPLGSERVYKPYPYILAIVDELADLMMTAPRDVEEAIVRITQKARAAGIHLVLATQRPSVDVVTGLIKTNVPSRLAFATSSLTDSRVILDQPGAEKLIGMGDGLFLPMGANKPLRMQGAFITDEEIHAVVEASKEQAEPEFVEGVTAVKAGERKDVDPDIGDDMDVFLQAVELVVSSQFGSTSMLQRKLRVGFAKAGRLMDLMENRGIVGPSEGSKAREVLVKPDELAGTLMLIRGGSDANGADTDDEDEF
- a CDS encoding limonene-1,2-epoxide hydrolase family protein; this translates as MTDPVAPTGTGTDNIATVDRFLFSLRGPDLDTAADLLDENLVYQNVGLPTIHGRARTLKLFKGMEGRNLGFDVKIHRSAADGVSVLNERTDVIRIGPVVLKFWVCGVFEVHDGRITLWRDYFDQFDMAKALVRGVIGAVIPGLRPRL